CATGCCGGTAGTTGCTGTCGACGGCATGGAGGCTGTCGCACCAGGAACAGCGGTAATCGCAGCCGCCGCTCCTGACGAATACCGTCGGTAGGCCGATCAGCACCCCCTCCCCCTGGATCGTCGGTCCGAATATCTCGCTGACGCGGATTTCGTTCGATCGGGTGTGGATCATGGCCGATATTCCGCCCAGGTCTTCGCTGTCTCGCTGACGCGAACGGCTGTCGTCTCGGGCAGCCGAGCCTGGCACCATTCATAGAAATGCTGCGCCAGGCATTCCGCCGTCACCCGATCGTGCCCGAGCACGTCGTTCAGATGGCGGTGGTCGAAGCACTCGTCGATATATTGCTTCAGTGGCGCGAGTTCGTGGTAGTCGCGCACGAATCCATGCTCGTTCAGCGTTTCGCCGGAAAGCTCGACCTCGACGATGTAATTGTGCCCATGCAGCCGCGCGCATTGATGCTCGGCCGGCAGGCTCTTCAGCTGGTGCGAGGCGGAGAAATGGAATTCCTTGGTGATGCGGAACATCATTTCACCTCTTCGGCAACGAAGGAGCCGGTCGCCGCGACCCAGAAGTCCGGATCGTCATACTCCGTCGGATCAGGAACGCCCGCGAGGTGAAAGGCTTCACGCCGTTCGACGCAGGTGCCGCAGCGCCCGCAATGGCGGGCACCGCCCTTATAGCAGGACCAGGTCTCGGCAAAGGGCGTATCGTGCCTTGCTCCGTCCGCGACGATGTCCGCCTTCGAGACGTTCACAAAAGGCGCATAGAGCGCGACATCCGCATAGCCATCGAGCGCGTGGTCCTGCATTGCCTGGAAAGCATCGATGAAGCCCGGCCGGCAATCGGGATAGATGAAGTGGTCGCCCCCGTGCACGGCGGTCGCGACGGCATCCGCCTTGCGGGCTGCAGCGACCCCGAAGGCGATGGCAAGCATGATGGCGTTGCGGTTCGGCACCACCGTCGCCTTCATCGTCTCTTCGGCATAGTGTCCGTCCGGGACGTCCACCTCGTCGGTGAGCGCCGATCCGATGAGGTGGCGGCCGATCTCGCGGATGTCGATGATCTGGTGCGGGACGCCCAGGCGCCTGGCGCAGGCGGCGGCGAAATCCAGTTCCTTACGGTGCCGTTGGCCGTAATCGAACGACAGGAGGCCGGAAAGCTCCTGTTCAGCCGCGACCTTGTGCGCAAGCGAAACGGAATCCAATCCGCCGGAGCAGATTACAATTGTCTTCATGACAGGTGTCCTTGTTTTGACCGGGTAGGCTGCGACCGGAGTTCTACTGCGCGCCTTTTAGGCCAAAGAGGACGGCTTGTGAATGGCCGACCGGTCGATCGCTGCATCTTAGCGGTCGACCGGCCCTCGGCCGGGCTCGCGACCTCATCCCTCGCTGAGGATGAGACCCTTCGTCAGTTCCAGCGCCTGTCTTTCGAAGAGACTGCGATAGATGCCGCCCTTGACGCGGATGAGCGCGCCGTGGTCGCCTTCTTCCGCAATGCGGCCGCGATCGAAGACCAGAAGGCGGTCCAGCGCACGTACGGTGGAAAGCCGGTGTGCGACCACGAGCGTGGTGCGCCCCGTCATCAGCCGCTCCATCGCCTGCTGGATCAGCACCTCGGACTCCGAATCGAGGCTCGACGTCGCCTCGTCCAGGATGAGGATGGGTGCATCCGCCAGAAAGGCGCGGGCAATCGCCACCCGCTGGCGCTCGCCGCCCGAGAGCTTCACGCCACGTTCGCCGACCAGCGTCCCATAGCCCTTCGGCAATGCGGCGATGAAGTCATGCGCGCTCGCAAGCCTTGCCGCCTCCTCGATGTCGCGTTGCGTCGCCCCCGGCCGTGCATAGGCGATATTCTCGGCAAGCGAGCGGTGAAACAGTATCGGCTCCTGCTGCACGATGGCGATCTGCTGGCGCAGCGACGCCTGGGTGAAGTCGGCGATATTCTGCCCGTCAATGCGGATCTCACCGGCATTCAAATCATGGAGACGCTGTATCAGCTTGATGAACGTCGTCTTGCCCGAACCGGAGTGCCCGACGAGACCGACACGCTCGCCGGCCGCGATTTTGACCGAGAAGCCCTCGTAGAGAGGCGCGCGATGGGCTCCATAGTGGAAAGTCACATCGCGGAACTCGATCTCGCCCTCGGTGATGCGGATGGGCTTTGCGCCTGGCCGGTCCTCAACGCCGAGCGGCTGGGCGTGAATGGCGACGAGCTCCTCCATGTCGTTGATCGACCGCTGCAGGTTGCGGATATGCATCCCCACCTCCCGCAGATAGCCCTGCAGGATGAAGAACGAGGTGAGCACGAAGGTTATGTCGCCTGCGGTCGCCTGCCCTCTCGCCCACAGCAGGAGGGCAAAGCCGATCACGGCCGCGCGCAGGACGAGCAGCATTGCGCCCTGCGCGGTACCGTTGAGCGTGCCGCGCGACCAGGTGCGCCGCGTCCGGTTCTCCCATTTGCGGAGAACCTTGGCGAGACGCGCGTCCTCGCGCCCTTCCGCACCGAAGGCCTTGACGACGGTATTGCAGCTGACCGCATCGGCGAGCGCCCCGCCAAGCCTCGTGTCCCAGCTGTTGGCAAGGCTCGCCATCGGCGCCACATAGCCGAGCGACAGGGAAACGGTGACGGCGATGAAGGCGATCGAGCCGAGCCCGATGATCACCCCCATCATCGGCCAGTACCAGGCCATCAGCGCCGTGGAGCCGACCAGCATGACGATAGAAGGGAAAAGCGCGACGAGGAGCGTATCGTTCAAGAGATCGAGTGCCCACATGCCGCGCGTCACCTTGCGGACCGTCGAACCGGCGAAGCTGTTGGCGTGCCAGTCACTGGAGAACCGCTGGATGTGATGAAAGGCGGCCGCGGCGATATCCGACATCATCTTCAGCGTGAGGCTGACGATACCCATGAAGGTCACATGCCTGAGGATGATGGCACCGAACGACAGGGCCATCAGCATCATGAAGGCCGCCATCGCCGCATTCCAGGCGACGTCGTCGCTCGCCGCACCTGAAATCACCGCGTCGACCAGCCGGCCGGAGTAGAGCGGCGTAAGCACATCGGCGAGCGTCGAAAGCAGCACAGTTAGAAGAAGAGCCGCGAGCCGCACCGGCTGCTTCTTCCAATGGTCCCAGGAGAATCGAAAAACGCTACGGAAGGCGCGGTTGCGCGCCGTGAAACGAGTAAATGCCATAGGTGTTGCCCGGTGACGAGCGCACCGGCCTCAATATTGCGAAAGCATGAAAATGCCGTTGGGGAAAGGGTCAGAACGGCATCAGCGGATCGCCGGCTTCTAAGAAGAAGCGGTGGGGCGATGACAATTCCTGCCTGCTGCGAAGAAGCGCGAACGCTTGCGTCACAGGGTCAGGATCGTGGATCCGCCCCGTAGGGAGAAGAAAATGCCTGCATCGTAACCTCCCTGATCTGATTGCCGAAGGACCGCTTATAGTTGA
The sequence above is drawn from the Sinorhizobium meliloti genome and encodes:
- the queC gene encoding 7-cyano-7-deazaguanine synthase QueC, giving the protein MKTIVICSGGLDSVSLAHKVAAEQELSGLLSFDYGQRHRKELDFAAACARRLGVPHQIIDIREIGRHLIGSALTDEVDVPDGHYAEETMKATVVPNRNAIMLAIAFGVAAARKADAVATAVHGGDHFIYPDCRPGFIDAFQAMQDHALDGYADVALYAPFVNVSKADIVADGARHDTPFAETWSCYKGGARHCGRCGTCVERREAFHLAGVPDPTEYDDPDFWVAATGSFVAEEVK
- the queD gene encoding 6-carboxytetrahydropterin synthase QueD, whose translation is MFRITKEFHFSASHQLKSLPAEHQCARLHGHNYIVEVELSGETLNEHGFVRDYHELAPLKQYIDECFDHRHLNDVLGHDRVTAECLAQHFYEWCQARLPETTAVRVSETAKTWAEYRP
- a CDS encoding ABC transporter ATP-binding protein; this encodes MAFTRFTARNRAFRSVFRFSWDHWKKQPVRLAALLLTVLLSTLADVLTPLYSGRLVDAVISGAASDDVAWNAAMAAFMMLMALSFGAIILRHVTFMGIVSLTLKMMSDIAAAAFHHIQRFSSDWHANSFAGSTVRKVTRGMWALDLLNDTLLVALFPSIVMLVGSTALMAWYWPMMGVIIGLGSIAFIAVTVSLSLGYVAPMASLANSWDTRLGGALADAVSCNTVVKAFGAEGREDARLAKVLRKWENRTRRTWSRGTLNGTAQGAMLLVLRAAVIGFALLLWARGQATAGDITFVLTSFFILQGYLREVGMHIRNLQRSINDMEELVAIHAQPLGVEDRPGAKPIRITEGEIEFRDVTFHYGAHRAPLYEGFSVKIAAGERVGLVGHSGSGKTTFIKLIQRLHDLNAGEIRIDGQNIADFTQASLRQQIAIVQQEPILFHRSLAENIAYARPGATQRDIEEAARLASAHDFIAALPKGYGTLVGERGVKLSGGERQRVAIARAFLADAPILILDEATSSLDSESEVLIQQAMERLMTGRTTLVVAHRLSTVRALDRLLVFDRGRIAEEGDHGALIRVKGGIYRSLFERQALELTKGLILSEG